In Natator depressus isolate rNatDep1 chromosome 9, rNatDep2.hap1, whole genome shotgun sequence, a single genomic region encodes these proteins:
- the AMER3 gene encoding APC membrane recruitment protein 3 isoform X2 — protein MELRRGKTFIKSSLQPTSEKAPLVDVIPTDKDDLGKDKRVAVEGSKSDVVLPARLATHKNGRFSNTTTRSGASENILAPSGSSYKLVRKSKTHDCVIGVDKTERCSHSDKAYKEGFSAPERSKGRLVNSSSFSGVGSTLNSSGKKESMFSPSQSTCSSQQMIDYRNFVPQMPFVPAVAKSIPRKRISLKRSTKGLRDIFHMKKNKPESLTLLVEKGKRLPSPAWKSELSGRLGKYLFKPRETFAADCLAQDLSDSEMQSDSSYDYCNALCEDVASLKSFDSLTGCGEIFADESSAHLELESSKEVLVRRSKHKESPALGSFQGGVEQLASPAQNEAADFVKFWDNINKSVRLHQSTLFDRKLLKIPSPDLEKTKHEAAASVTDLLVSPDKDPHSSKESSIDTGTPKSDHQESTSTSDEGYYDSFSPGQDDEMKEAQTPGVPGRFPRDSYSGDALYELFYDPNEAKISPVLDDELCMSESISEQAIEIPLSIYSFHVGAEENMASQPAVDIISQGFLHSTWKGATLKQPVVNNDGFPPVCLNEASHNEAKLVS, from the coding sequence ATGGAGCTAAGGAGAGGAAAGACCTTCATAAAATCAAGTTTGCAGCCGACTTCTGAGAAAGCGCCATTGGTGGACGTGATTCCTACAGACAAGGATGATCTAGGAAAAGACAAAAGGGTAGCAGTCGAGGGGAGCAAAAGTGATGTGGTCCTACCGGCAAGATTGGCCACACACAAAAATGGCCGATTTTCTAATACAACAACAAGGAGCGGGGCAAGTGAAAACATCTTAGCACCATCTGGGTCTTCCTACAAACTGGTAAGAAAAAGTAAAACCCATGACTGTGTGATAGGGGTAGACAAAACAGAACGATGCAGCCACAGTGATAAAGCTTACAAGGAGGGCTTTTCAGCTCCAGAAAGAAGTAAAGGGCGACTCGTCAACAGCAGCAGCTTTTCCGGGGTGGGGAGCACCCTGAATTCTAGTGGTAAGAAAGAGTCTATGTTCAGCCCAAGCCAGTCCACTTGCAGCAGTCAGCAGATGATAGATTACAGAAACTTTGTGCCACAGATGCCTTTTGTACCAGCTGTAGCAAAAAGCATTCCCAGGAAGAGGATTTCCCTTAAGAGATCTACAAAAGGGCTCCGGGATATATTTcacatgaaaaaaaacaaaccagagagCCTAACACTGCTAGTTGAGAAGGGCAAGAGGCTGCCTTCTCCAGCATGGAAGAGTGAGCTGTCAGGCAGGCTTGGGAAGTATCTTTTCAAACCCAGAGAAACCTTTGCAGCTGACTGTTTGGCACAAGACCTCTCTGACAGCGAAATGCAGTCTGATTCCTCCTATGACTACTGCAATGCTCTGTGTGAAGATGTCGCTTCTCTGAAGAGCTTTGACTCTCTCACTGGATGTGGGGAAATCTTTGCAGATGAGAGCTCTGCTCATttggagctggagagcagcaaaGAAGTGCTGGTGAGGCGATCCAAGCACAAAGAGAGCCCTGCCCTGGGGTCTTTTCAAGGGGGGGTGGAACAGCTGGCATCCCCTGCCCAAAATGAAGCAGCTGACTTTGTGAAATTTTGGGACAACATCAACAAGTCAGTGCGATTACATCAGAGCACGTTATTTGATAGGAAGTTGTTGAAGATACCCAGTCCTGATTTGGAAAAGACTAAACATGAAGCTGCTGCTTCAGTGACTGACCTGCTGGTGTCACCTGATAAAGATCCTCACAGTTCCAAAGAAAGCTCCATAGATACAGGGACACCAAAAAGTGACCACCAAGAATCCACCTCCACCAGTGATGAAGGATACTATGATTCATTCTCTCCCGGGCAGGATGATGAAATGAAGGAGGCTCAGACTCCTGGGGTTCCAGGTAGATTTCCAAGAGACAGTTACAGTGGCGATGCACTTTATGAACTATTCTATGATCCTAATGAAGCCAAAATAAGCCCAGTCCTAGACGATGAGCTGTGTATGTCAGAAAGCATTTCAGAACAGGCCATTGAAATCCCTTTGTCAATTTACAGCTTTCATGTGGGAGCGGAGGAGAATATGGCTTCACAGCCAGCTGTTGACATCATTAGCCAAGGGTTTCTTCACAGCACATGGAAAG
- the AMER3 gene encoding APC membrane recruitment protein 3 isoform X1 — MELRRGKTFIKSSLQPTSEKAPLVDVIPTDKDDLGKDKRVAVEGSKSDVVLPARLATHKNGRFSNTTTRSGASENILAPSGSSYKLVRKSKTHDCVIGVDKTERCSHSDKAYKEGFSAPERSKGRLVNSSSFSGVGSTLNSSGKKESMFSPSQSTCSSQQMIDYRNFVPQMPFVPAVAKSIPRKRISLKRSTKGLRDIFHMKKNKPESLTLLVEKGKRLPSPAWKSELSGRLGKYLFKPRETFAADCLAQDLSDSEMQSDSSYDYCNALCEDVASLKSFDSLTGCGEIFADESSAHLELESSKEVLVRRSKHKESPALGSFQGGVEQLASPAQNEAADFVKFWDNINKSVRLHQSTLFDRKLLKIPSPDLEKTKHEAAASVTDLLVSPDKDPHSSKESSIDTGTPKSDHQESTSTSDEGYYDSFSPGQDDEMKEAQTPGVPGRFPRDSYSGDALYELFYDPNEAKISPVLDDELCMSESISEQAIEIPLSIYSFHVGAEENMASQPAVDIISQGFLHSTWKGKECLLKLCDTELSLTMGIINWLRKNPGLVSPTDPIRSPESQLEKSGDPLVSCSPSPCRSEHIAAEEEKQTKGETDISNPNSSLADNNDMSQMCLGGVAEKDRKEVSWPQTANGHSQVREENCPEDSCTESGLQEANSTSGNVPRSQAIGDTVGTGLSEKEKMPVSGECKEPGDKAPLMGDLSTEPACQSSQNPSLNDSQEVESCYSYMTAATSPVDSLETAVGNTTIYHSLSISCDKPMQPLTLRHFQNYISPTQRESDTTIVQLLERCVTQVASLKISYENKHLEDKCIGNEMNNIICKMSQYKNKILLQNECNCITQSLEYPGLPLTNQDNYETSLKASNPYQLKQNKELICSKDQKHRTNILDHMSQVTGNKINFEYAQLNNQALSYIKDFRLEPSPSDSNSMTPPTRPTFLPLFNSVCSAVPSDFSQTCTNRSLDKPLQSNESKQCSTTSCSYTEGYYQGLSEGATLPSNPEVTTTDRAGTDKNHQ, encoded by the coding sequence ATGGAGCTAAGGAGAGGAAAGACCTTCATAAAATCAAGTTTGCAGCCGACTTCTGAGAAAGCGCCATTGGTGGACGTGATTCCTACAGACAAGGATGATCTAGGAAAAGACAAAAGGGTAGCAGTCGAGGGGAGCAAAAGTGATGTGGTCCTACCGGCAAGATTGGCCACACACAAAAATGGCCGATTTTCTAATACAACAACAAGGAGCGGGGCAAGTGAAAACATCTTAGCACCATCTGGGTCTTCCTACAAACTGGTAAGAAAAAGTAAAACCCATGACTGTGTGATAGGGGTAGACAAAACAGAACGATGCAGCCACAGTGATAAAGCTTACAAGGAGGGCTTTTCAGCTCCAGAAAGAAGTAAAGGGCGACTCGTCAACAGCAGCAGCTTTTCCGGGGTGGGGAGCACCCTGAATTCTAGTGGTAAGAAAGAGTCTATGTTCAGCCCAAGCCAGTCCACTTGCAGCAGTCAGCAGATGATAGATTACAGAAACTTTGTGCCACAGATGCCTTTTGTACCAGCTGTAGCAAAAAGCATTCCCAGGAAGAGGATTTCCCTTAAGAGATCTACAAAAGGGCTCCGGGATATATTTcacatgaaaaaaaacaaaccagagagCCTAACACTGCTAGTTGAGAAGGGCAAGAGGCTGCCTTCTCCAGCATGGAAGAGTGAGCTGTCAGGCAGGCTTGGGAAGTATCTTTTCAAACCCAGAGAAACCTTTGCAGCTGACTGTTTGGCACAAGACCTCTCTGACAGCGAAATGCAGTCTGATTCCTCCTATGACTACTGCAATGCTCTGTGTGAAGATGTCGCTTCTCTGAAGAGCTTTGACTCTCTCACTGGATGTGGGGAAATCTTTGCAGATGAGAGCTCTGCTCATttggagctggagagcagcaaaGAAGTGCTGGTGAGGCGATCCAAGCACAAAGAGAGCCCTGCCCTGGGGTCTTTTCAAGGGGGGGTGGAACAGCTGGCATCCCCTGCCCAAAATGAAGCAGCTGACTTTGTGAAATTTTGGGACAACATCAACAAGTCAGTGCGATTACATCAGAGCACGTTATTTGATAGGAAGTTGTTGAAGATACCCAGTCCTGATTTGGAAAAGACTAAACATGAAGCTGCTGCTTCAGTGACTGACCTGCTGGTGTCACCTGATAAAGATCCTCACAGTTCCAAAGAAAGCTCCATAGATACAGGGACACCAAAAAGTGACCACCAAGAATCCACCTCCACCAGTGATGAAGGATACTATGATTCATTCTCTCCCGGGCAGGATGATGAAATGAAGGAGGCTCAGACTCCTGGGGTTCCAGGTAGATTTCCAAGAGACAGTTACAGTGGCGATGCACTTTATGAACTATTCTATGATCCTAATGAAGCCAAAATAAGCCCAGTCCTAGACGATGAGCTGTGTATGTCAGAAAGCATTTCAGAACAGGCCATTGAAATCCCTTTGTCAATTTACAGCTTTCATGTGGGAGCGGAGGAGAATATGGCTTCACAGCCAGCTGTTGACATCATTAGCCAAGGGTTTCTTCACAGCACATGGAAAGGTAAGGAATGCTTGTTAAAGCTCTGTGATACTGAACTGTCACTGACCATGGGGATAATAAACTGGCTGCGAAAAAACCCAGGGTTGGTTTCCCCCACAGACCCGATTAGGAGTCCCGAATCACAGCTGGAAAAAAGTGGTGATCCATTGGTCTCCTGTAGTCCCAGTCCATGCCGGAGTGAGCACATAGCAGCTgaggaggaaaaacaaaccaaGGGAGAAACTGATATTTCTAATCCAAATTCTTCTTTGGCTGATAACAATGACATGTCCCAGATGTGTTTAGGGGGCGTGGCTGAAAAAGACCGAAAGGAAGTTTCTTGGCCTCAGACAGCTAATGGGCATTCTCAGGTAAGGGAGGAAAACTGCCCTGAGGACTCGTGTACTGAATCTGGGCTTCAGGAAGCCAACAGCACATCAGGTAATGTGCCAAGATCACAAGCTATTGGAGACACTGTAGGGACCGGTttgtctgaaaaagagaagatgCCAGTTTCAGGAGAATGCAAGGAACCTGGAGATAAAGCCCCATTAATGGGTGACCTGAGCACGGAGCCTGCTTGCCAGAGCTCTCAGAATCCTTCGCTAAATGATAGCCAGGAAGTGGAATCCTGTTATTCTTATATGACTGCAGCAACTTCCCCAGTAGATTCCCTAGAGACAGCAGTTGGCAATACAACAATATATCATTCTTTGTCTATTTCCTGCGACAAGCCAATGCAGCCTCTTACTCTGAGACACTTTCAAAACTACATCAGCCCCACACAAAGGGAAAGTGACACTACTATAGTGCAGCTTCTGGAACGTTGTGTCACTCAAGTTGCATCCTTAAAAATCAGCTATGAAAACAAACATCTGGAAGACAAATGCATCGGGAATGAAATGAACAACATAATTTGTAAGATGTCtcaatacaaaaacaaaatattgttgcAAAATGAATGCAACTGTATCACCCAGAGTTTAGAATACCCTGGTCTCCCTCTCACAAACCAAGATAATTATGAGACAAGCCTCAAAGCCAGTAATCCATATCAGTTGAAACAAAATAAGGAACTAATTTGCTCTAAAGAtcagaaacacagaacaaatatcCTAGATCATATGAGTCAGGTCACCGGGAATAAGATAAATTTTGAATATGCCCAGCTAAATAATCAAGCCCTCTCTTATATAAAAGACTTTAGACTTGAACCCAGTCCAAGTGACTCTAACAGCATGACACCCCCTACTAGGCCAACATTTTTACCTCTCTTCAACTCCGTTTGCTCGGCTGTACCCAGTGATTTTTCCCAAACCTGCACAAACAGGTCACTGGACAAACCATTGCAAAGTAATGAATCTAAGCAGTGCAGCACAACCTCATGCAGTTACACAGAGGGATACTACCAAGGTCTATCTGAAGGGGCCACTCTTCCTAGTAACCCAGAGGTGACAACcacagacagagcagggactgaCAAGAACCATCAATGA